A region from the Triticum urartu cultivar G1812 chromosome 1, Tu2.1, whole genome shotgun sequence genome encodes:
- the LOC125532484 gene encoding LOW QUALITY PROTEIN: probable GABA transporter 2 (The sequence of the model RefSeq protein was modified relative to this genomic sequence to represent the inferred CDS: inserted 1 base in 1 codon; substituted 1 base at 1 genomic stop codon; added 19 bases not found in genome assembly), translating into MYESLAPDGTLKLYHFIIIVAVMLSLFSQMSSFHSLRYINLGSLVLAFGYTILVSGACIRVGMMSNAPVKDYLLIPSKSGKMYAAFLSISILATVFGNGILPEIQATLAPPVAAKMVKGLVLCYTMVFFTFYLAAISGYWAFSNTVXSNALQSLMPDSGPSFTPTWLLGLAVVLVLLQLLAIALVYXVNEIMEKGSADTGQGRFSWRNLASQVVLQTLYVTACTFVAAALPFFRDIVGVLDAIPPPPHTHTHTWSRIG; encoded by the exons CGGATGGTACCCTGAAGCTGTAccacttcatcatcatcgtcgccGTCATGTTGTCTCTCTTCTCGCAGATGTCGTCATTCCACTCGTTGCGTTATATCAACCTCGGGTCCCTGGTCCTAGCCTTCGGCTACACCATCCTCGTATCGGGCGCGTGCATTCGGGTAG GTATGATGAGCAATGCTCCGGTGAAAGATTACTTACTGATCCCCTCAAAGTCTGGGAAGATGTATGCCGCCTTCCTCTCCATCTCCATCCTAGCCACCGTGTTCGGCAACGGCATCCTGCCCGAGATCCAGGCCACACTGGCGCCACCGGTGGCGGCGAAGATGGTCAAGGGGCTTGTGCTGTGCTACACCATGGTCTTCTTCACCTTCTACCTGGCAGCCATCTCCGGCTACTGGGCCTTCAGCAACACGGTGTAGTCCAACGCACTGCAGAGCTTGATGCCGGACTCGGGGCCCTCGTTCACACCGACGTGGCtgctaggcctcgccgtcgtgcTTGTCCTCCTTCAACTCCTGGCCATTGCACTGGTGT CTGTGAATGAGATCATGGAGAAGGGGTCGGCGGACACAGGCCAAGGGAGGTTCTCGTGGCGGAACCTGGCGTCGCAGGTGGTGCTGCAAACCTTGTACGTTACGGCGTGCACGTTTGTGGCGGCGGCGTTGCCGTTCTTTAGGGACATCGTCGGTGTGCTCGAcgccatccccccccccccccacacacacacacacacatggtCTCGAATTGGGTAG
- the LOC125532483 gene encoding uncharacterized protein LOC125532483 — MAGAGAGAGTGQVLHLWKEWGIQVLVLLSFSLQIMLLVMAELRRRIDSGVLRAFVWSAYMMADATAIYVLGHMSVMSRSPEHELVAFWAPFLLLHLGGQDNITAYSIEDNKLWLRHLQTLAVQVAAATYVVYASSILTSGLLLAATMLMFVVGVAKYGERVWALRCAGSTSEQGGNYQPLFYASGSHYRTIPSKSCSPNKEDYLLDAHLFLAVPKKFLMSMLQDEELRFHDVDEHALEEVVEMQLSLMHDVLFTKTEVVHSWCGLCVRAISLPGTAVALLLFYLSLLGDHHHHHHHHHHMAAGSYSKVDIAISYVLLIGALVLEVMSAIKAMLSSWTSSFLLKPRRDFTRPGEEERSMRILLGRGITSVRRFVHAAEWRGRYWSGSMGQHNLLQLCVGSRVSRMSKIARWMGFEDPWNTLAYCSSIPVSAFIKQLLVNHVLSRSVLPTDEDHIANSRGLAALKSKGLYDELEWSLDPKRSLEQTILTWHIGTSIYLFWYKKEKLEQANAAGGQGGDDAQRQQQVDLVEAVEALSNYMLFLLASRPYMLPAPVDRGMYANSCYELVGVVCSSAEDLANLLLRYYREEAEEEARLSSNMPFDTVLENKPKQPNLSDIIPFDTSLGDAQDRQKAYRLDLTLHRGCRLAAELIHNGMPGMPCAAIMPELIAQVWIEILCYAGHRCSAYSHAKQLGSGGELITIAALLVEYVSVQALAMQPPLPSLSLPF, encoded by the coding sequence ATGGCAGGAGCAGGAGCAGGGGCAGGGACAGGGCAAGTACTGCATCTATGGAAAGAATGGGGCATCCAGGTGCTGGTGCTGCTCAGCTTCTCCCTCCAGATCATGCTTCTCGTCATGGCAGAGCTCCGCCGGCGCATCGACTCCGGCGTGCTAAGGGCCTTTGTGTGGTCAGCGTACATGATGGCCGATGCTACGGCAATCTACGTGCTGGGACACATGTCTGTGATGAGCAGATCGCCGGAGCATGAGCTGGTGGCGTTTTGGGCGCCTTTCCTCCTTCTGCACCTTGGTGGGCAAGACAACATCACCGCCTACAGCATCGAAGACAACAAGCTGTGGCTGCGCCACCTGCAGACTCTTGCTGTGCAGGTGGCTGCAGCTACATATGTCGTCTATGCGTCTTCCATCCTTACCAGCGGGCTCCTCCTGGCAGCCACCATGTTGATGTTTGTGGTTGGTGTTGCCAAGTATGGAGAGAGAGTGTGGGCACTCAGGTGTGCTGGTAGTACCTCAGAGCAGGGAGGCAACTATCAACCTCTATTTTACGCCTCGGGATCCCATTACCGGACCATACCGTCCAAAAGTTGCAGCCCGAATAAGGAAGATTACCTGTTGGATGCTCACCTCTTCCTGGCTGTTCCTAAGAAATTCCTTATGAGCATGCTGCAGGATGAAGAGTTGCGGTTTCATGATGTAGATGAGCATGCTTTGGAGGAGGTGGTTGAGATGCAGCTCTCCTTGATGCACGATGTCTTGTTTACAAAGACTGAGGTGGTGCACAGTTGGTGTGGCCTTTGCGTCCGTGCCATCTCATTGCCGGGCACAGCCGTGGCATTGTTGTTGTTTTATCTTTCACTTCTgggtgatcatcatcatcatcatcatcatcatcatcatatggCTGCTGGGAGTTACAGTAAAGTAGACATTGCTATCAGTTATGTCCTGCTTATTGGGGCTCTTGTTTTGGAGGTCATGTCAGCTATTAAGGCAATGTTGTCGAGCTGGACAAGTTCGTTCCTGCTAAAGCCGAGGAGGGATTTCACTAGGCCAGGAGAGGAAGAAAGAAGTATGAGGATCTTGCTTGGTCGTGGGATTACATCTGTCCGCCGGTTTGTGCATGCAGCGGAATGGAGAGGAAGGTATTGGTCCGGCTCCATGGGGCAGCACAACCTGCTTCAGTTGTGCGTTGGTAGTAGGGTGAGCCGAATGAGCAAAATCGCGAGATGGATGGGATTTGAGGACCCGTGGAACACGCTGGCATACTGCTCCTCCATCCCTGTCTCGGCATTCATCAAGCAGCTGCTGGTCAACCATGTGCTGAGTCGCAGCGTCCTTCCAACAGATGAAGATCACATCGCTAACTCAAGGGGCCTGGCGGCCCTGAAGAGCAAGGGACTGTATGATGAACTGGAATGGAGCTTGGACCCCAAAAGGTCCTTGGAGCAGACCATCCTTACATGGCACATCGGCACCAGCATCTATCTCTTTTGGTACAAAAAAGAGAAGCTGGAGCAAGCAAATGCAGCCGGTGGTCAAGGCGGCGACGACGCACAGAGGCAGCAGCAGGTTGATCTCGTCGAGGCGGTGGAGGCGCTCTCCAATTACATGCTTTTCCTTCTTGCCTCACGTCCCTACATGCTGCCTGCCCCTGTTGACCGTGGGATGTATGCTAATTCCTGCTATGAGTTGGTTGGTGTAGTGTGCAGCTCAGCTGAGGATCTGGCCAACTTGCTGCTGCGGTACTAcagggaggaggcggaggaggaggcgagaCTGTCGTCTAATATGCCGTTTGACACTGTTCTGGAGAATAAGCCCAAGCAGCCGAACCTGTCTGATATCATCCCGTTTGACACTAGTCTGGGTGATGCACAAGACAGGCAAAAGGCTTATCGGCTGGACCTTACATTGCACCGTGGATGTAGGCTTGCCGCAGAGCTGATCCACAACGGGATGCCAGGCATGCCTTGTGCTGCAATAATGCCGGAGCTCATCGCCCAGGTGTGGATCGAGATACTATGCTACGCAGGCCACCGGTGCAGCGCGTACTCTCATGCCAAGCAGCTTGGCAGCGGCGGTGAGCTCATCACTATCGCTGCCCTTCTAGTGGAATATGTCAGCGTGCAAGCCCTTGCGATGCAACCACCACTGCCATCACTATCGCTACCCTTCTAG